TGGGTTCATATGCATATGCATGTGCATATATGCTTACTGGTACCAAGATTCTCAGTGTAATAAGAGCAGATAAGTATATTTTGAGAGGAATAAATACATGAATTGTTCTtgaagtttcaagctcaaaagggCAGAACTATTTGTCAATGGTGTAAACCAAAACATCAGtatttcaaaagaagaagatattCAAGAATTACCAAGAAGAGTTTGCGCAAGGCTATTGTTCTCAAGGTAATTGTAAACTAAAATTCTGTGATTATCTTCTACGCAACATCCATACAGCTTAACCAAGTTCTCATGCTCTATCTCTGACATTGCTTGAATCTCTGCTAAGAACTCTTTCGCCCCTTGTCTCGACTCGGCCGAAAGAACTTTTATAGCAGCTATCCTCCCATGTTTCAGCCGTCCCTAAACATCCATAATCATTTCTTAAGTACCATTCACGattaaaagaaacacaaaaataccATATAAAACTACTTTGATATCATTAGTCatgtattataataacaatcatACAGTTACCTTGTATACAGATCCAAAACCACCCTCCCCAATTTTGTTGGCCGTACTAAAACCTTCGGTGGCATTTCTTAATTCCCTGTAGGTGTAACATCTAACATTCTGAATGCTTCCAAGTTCTGTTACGaaataaaacaataagaacCTTCATATTGACAGGAAAACAAAGATgcgaattaaaaagaaaacttcatTTCATGCATATGGCAGGTTATGAACCTGTTGAAACAAGTCTCTCTACAGGCTTTTCCAGGCAAGATACATATAAATCTGTCTATTTATGAGCACAAGCACACTCAAACACACAAAATTTATCAGTAGTCTACCTTCATCATCTCTACCCATATGTTGAGATTCTTGAGAAGAATCTATCCGTCTACCacataagaaagaaaaacaagtcaTGTTTGTTTGTTCTGCCAGTGAACAGCCCTTCTATAGCAACCTTCAAAAGCTTGAAATAAACAGCTTCAAAGACCAACAAACCTGAATCATCATAAACACAATTAACCTCAGGTACTTAATCcagaaaaatgaaatgaaataccACAGCTATTAGACATGATCTGGAGACTGAGTAAGCTTTGGGAAAGATTGAAGTGTTTATAAATCTTTGGACATATCAAACCCTAAATGCAAGGAACTGAAAGATAACAGCCAATATCACGCTTAGACACAGACTACTAAagattaaagaggaaaaaaaagtggCACTACATAACTCAACTGCAGATGGATCCTAAGAGTTTAATTACAGCTTATGTTTTGTGCGTCATTTGTCTATCAATTTCATCGAGAACTGATTTCCTCCCTACCCTTTTACTTCCTCTTATAATTATGATCATTTCAACCCTGCCCCCCACTCATAAGTACCTAGACAGAACATCAAATGAACATTTTGGTGTTAATCTTGAGtccctttttcattttgaaacgAAGAACAGAaattaaaatcacatcaaaatcgtgaagaaacataaaaaagttaattggaATTGTTGAGTAAGATCATGAAAAATAGactaaagaagaaagaaatatcaGCAAACAGAAGCATATCAGAGAAAAAGAAACCCCACAAGAAACAGATAGCCAAAAGGAAAAACAGAACGAAAACAACAAGAAGCTGAAAAAAGCACACAAGTAAGagcaaaaattaagaaaaactcACCCTGAACAAAAGAAGAGATCAGGAGACGAAACAGACAGAGAAGATTGATTATCCTGAAGAGAAAGATGTCTACAGCTCTGACCAGGAGAGAGAAGCACCTTGCTGATTAATAGTTTGAGTCCATGAAGGAAAGCGCACGTTCTTTGAACTTGGTTTTTTCTAAGAAAGCGAGGAGCTGGCGACTGACtttctcaaacaaaaaacaaaagtgatAGGTCTCCTTTCTTGTTTGCTTCCGCGCTCCAAAATAAAGAAAGTGTCAACGACATTTTAAAACTTTACTTTATATTTGGTAACCGTATTTCGATATGGTAAAACccgtttttcattaattttttaaaaaataaattaagtttttttttaatttttttaatatgttaatatcaaagcaattttttttaaaaaaaatactattttaatacatcaaaaatcatttaaaaaaaacaattttaaccacactttcaaataaaCCATTTAGAGTTTATAGGTTAATTCaagaagtaattaaaaaaaataaattgtttaatagtttttttaaaaaaaaataattggtttaAAATAAGAGTCAACtcaagttatattttaaattaacagttaataagtatatatatatatatatatatatattgttggcCATTAGATTTGTTCTTAACActaacctttaattttttaaactaaatttgtGTTCAAGAGTGTAATGAGGTGAGGTGAGTCCGagatgttttaattaataaaaaaaataaaaaatatatatgtatttgtaACTTTTAAAGAGGTATGAGTTATGCACAAAAGAGTTTgccttaaaataataataataataataataataataactcaaaATTACCTCGTTTCACTCCGAAACTAACCTTTAATCTCTTACGAGTGGAAGTGatggtttgctttatatttaataaggaaaaagacttaatttttttacttagtttatgtttgagattataatatataatattttaaaatatatatatatatatatatatattaaaataaaattttttaaatatttttatttttaatattaatatatcaaaactattaaaaaacacaaaaaactaaatttatgatATAAGTCAACCTTAAAGTTGCACAATGCAAAAAAACCAACCTTAAAGCTACACCGTATCTAcaattcatttatgttttttattttaatatttttgtagcatattaataaatactttaaagaGGATATTTGAGGTGTGCTAtgtatagttatttttaataaatattttttattttaaaaaaaattattttcaaccttAATTTGTTGATGATAATTTTACTAATCAAACTTATTAGCACCCATGAATAACGCAGagtaagaatattttttaagtgttacTTGTTGATAATTCTACCAATCACCCATAAATCATTACCATCTCATAAAATAATCTCTTTGTTCATATATTCTCTTGCTAGCTTACATGTCTTTTTCCATGAcatttaagaatattaaaagCTTGTTTATTGTGGtggtggaaaatattttttcaaatagttttaaaaaaaaatcaagaaaataaagaaataagatttttttttttgttatgattggAAATACAGCCGACTCGtgtttctaataaatttaattttttttatatatttttagatcatgttgatgtactaattttaaaaatactttttaaaaaataaaaaaatattttaatatattttaacataaaaaattattttaaaatataattacaaccacattttaaaaagtaacaaagttgacccaaataaaatatatgatattgaTGGAGCCTTGATCATAAATCGTCAACGGTTTTGGTGTCCCATCTGCGTGTCACGCAGTGCCAGGGGAGGGGAAGGTGGACAGTCCGTACAAAGAGTAAGTATTGTGTTCCCATTACAACTGGTCAAGAACGGAGGAGCATTGTcgtgttgaaaaataatatttaatgagtCTAGCTGGAAGTTTCCATGGAGATTTGGCTGCTTGGAGCTTATTATAATCatttctataattattattgtccACAATATCAAGGTTTCATGTCTTAGGTTTCAAGGATTTAGAGAAATACAAGTTTCTCAATATTGGAAAATCACAGGACAAGAAGAAGAACATGCAATGTGTTTTTGAGATTATTAAACaagctaattttatttttaaataacaaataaaaagatttgaaataaCTTAAACCATTCTcaaaattaatgagaaattctatagaaaacagataaaaaaaataacaaagtctaATATCTAATCgaacaattaaatattaatggatgaaattaaaaaaaaaaaaacataaacttaaaaggaaaaaaaaatcaaataaatttgagTGAATCTTCTAAATATGGATTAATCTCTCAATCGTcccatgtttatatttaatcaaataatttaatctaagaaaacaaaaattaatttaaaaataacaaataaaaagaatcgaCATAAGCCGAGTCATTCTTAAAATTAGTGAacaatcttatatatatataaataaaaataattgagactAATCTCAAATCAAATGAATATTGatggatgaaactaaaaaaaaaaaaacgagcttaaaaaataaaaagaaaaaaaaaacaagcaaacccTGATGAATTTTCTAAACTTGAATTAATCTTTCAaacttgtaatttttcaaacttgcaacttataaaatccaaataatGATTCAAGTAAAAAGCTCAATTTCTAttaaatctaatgttgaagtatgaaatcagaaaaaaatattaatctaaaaaatttgtctaagaaaaaacaataaaaaaaataacaataaaaaaattgaggaccaaatttgaccaatgaaaaaaaaattaaaggggataaaattgaaaaaaaaaactttaaaaaccatcataaaaaaaataaaaaataaaaattgaggaaCAAATTAgaccaatgaaaaaaaattaaagggtataaaattgaaaaaaaaaataacaatttcaaaaatcattcaaaataaaataaataataataaaaagaatacaaatcaaatatcaaaaaaataaataaattaaagggctAGAGTAAAAATATAGAGAGTCAGGTGTGGGAATTGATGATGAGAGagatggagaaaaataaaaagaagaaaaagtcaTCGTTGATAAACTAGTGCCAGGCGTGAAGGAGATGTAAGGATGTAAATTTAATGtgcttaaaaaaatgaagagatcaTTATAACCCTGAtgacaaaaagaattttaaaaatgacaaaaagaaCATGCAAGCCCTATAAAATTTCTCTCTTGTCCAagaaaacaagtcatttggtttttgttttggagATTAAATGTCTCATTACATTCTTTcaattcataatataataaatcttTGCTTATAATGTTTTCACACTCTTAGCTCTTTTCTTTAATATGAATTTTGGGTTAGATGAGTTGTCATAAATTGAcatagataattaaaaaaattaaaattaaaaatattaaaataatatttttttatatttttttaaagttgactGGTTTTTAATTAGGACTTAACTAGATCTAAAGCTCGCTTGagtttttacaaattaattttttatatgcatgtttgatatcatgatttttaaaaatattttttgtttgaaaataaatttttttatttttaacttcaacacatatcaaaatcataaaaaaaactaaaaaattaccttaatatttttagaaaaatatacttttaaagcatattttaaacataaaaacaaatatccttGTGAAACTTAGGCCAGGCCTGAGTCAACCCTATCCCAGATCGTCGACCTATTAGGCGGGTTTAGCAGGCAACGATGCACTTACCTATGCTCACAATtctaaaaatatcttgaaaattTGTCGAACCCACATTAAACCGAACCAAAGCCAGTGGTCCAAGGAGGGCAAGCAAATGACCATAACTATCATAAACTACAAACTCCTGCCTTTTTGTCTCTGCAAATCCGATCCATCCATCGACACCACCACCATGAGCAACGTTGCAACTAAAGTCGCAGTTGTTGGAGGTGGAAGTAAGTATATGTCTCTCTCCTCCGTCTTTATTTCTACTGTTTGTGACATGCACTATATGTTTAGATATTGAGAATATTGCTGAAAGAAATGGAATGAATGTGGCAGTATCAGGAGCAGTATGTGCATCAACACTAGCAAAGAATGGAATCTCTGTGACGCTCTTCGAGTCTGCTCGAGGCCCTGGTGGCCGCATGTCTCAAAGAAGGTGATCTCTTCTTTGtaccttcttctttctctttcatttggtttatttttggtagtttttacattttcttgaattgaacaaggaaaaaaaagtaattagctTACCTATAATGAACTTTCTTTAATTATGATTACTTAAGTTATTTGCAACAATGTATgaaatgggtttttgtttttgggtctTATTGGTGGCTTAAACATTGCAAGGAGACATTAGAACTTGATCATAGCATACCAGGATCATTATATTTTGCGTAATGTGAGAAGAAAGAAGTGCCCTTTTGGAGTAATTATATTATGTTACTAGAATTTATAGTGCTAATCAAGAAGATGTAGTGTATGGTTTGgcatgtgttaaaaaaatataacctgtTACTCGTTCTAATAGAGAAATATCTGAAGATGGGAAGGAGCTATTGTTCGATCATGGTGCTCCATTTTTTAGTGCGAGCAACAGTGATGTCTTGAGGCTTGTTCATGAATGGGAATCTAAAGGTCTTGTTGAAGAATGGAAAGAGAATTTTGGTTCTTTTGATTGCATCTCCAAGAAATTTCTTGACATTGAACAGGTTTATGACCATCCCTATCCCTGTATATATAACATGCTATTCTTGTTCAAGCACATGCCTGGTACCATCAATTGCATTTTCGCTGATTACTGATCATAGATTTTGGGCCTCGGCATTATACATCCTTGATGCTGGTGTCCCATATGATTTGTAAATGCTGGTGCCTGTATTCAAGTAAGGCTTTTGACGTCCTCCCTTTAGaaaatttcttttcatataaactTAGCTTTCATTCATCTTGAATTCTTCATCTCTTCTGCTAGATTTTGTAAAGTGAATGACATTTTTCATTTGTATTCACTTGTTCTCAACCATAATACAATCCACTGGGCTCTATCTATCCTGCAACTGAATATATAATTTGGAGACAAATGAAAATGTCATTTAACTTTGGGgaggtttgttttgtttaacgTTTTACAAATACATGCAGAAATTGGATGCATGATTGTAAGCAAAAGAGATTGATACTTTCACTTGTCATATCTTCTTATTCATATGAAGTATCTTTAATGCCAATTTCATGTAGGAAGCACCAAACAAGAAATATGTTGGTATACCGGGCATGAATTCTATCTGTAAAGCATTATGCAATGAGACTGGTATGTGGTATCTTGCCACATTTTGCTGGGAATATTTCATGGCTgaggttaaaaataaatcttgaaaaattgCTGCCTTCCCTTTTACATATTTTCAGGAGTGGAAAGTAAGTTTGGTGTTGGTATTGGGAAGTTGGAGTGTTTAGATGATGAAAAATGGTCTCTGACGGGTTTGGATGGTCAAAATCTTGGTCGTTTTAGTGGAGTTGTTGTGTCTGACAAAAGCATAGCTTCTCCAAGATTTACAGATGTGACAGGACGTCCGCCACCTCTTGGTATGATGAACCTATCCCTTTCCTCCCCAGGCCTCTCAATAAAATTACTCTTATGTCTTTTAGAGTACATAAAACGAACACATTTTTATCAATGCTTTCTTTCCTGTCCCCTCATTTTATTGGTTCCATTCTGCGgcatagaacaaaaaaaatctgttCCTTTGTTACAAAAATTTGCATAAAGCATTTGATGTTATATAAATCATACAGT
This genomic interval from Populus alba chromosome 1, ASM523922v2, whole genome shotgun sequence contains the following:
- the LOC118040128 gene encoding uncharacterized protein; the protein is MTITIINYKLLPFCLCKSDPSIDTTTMSNVATKVAVVGGGISGAVCASTLAKNGISVTLFESARGPGGRMSQRREISEDGKELLFDHGAPFFSASNSDVLRLVHEWESKGLVEEWKENFGSFDCISKKFLDIEQEAPNKKYVGIPGMNSICKALCNETGVESKFGVGIGKLECLDDEKWSLTGLDGQNLGRFSGVVVSDKSIASPRFTDVTGRPPPLDLSLTPELALKLQDIPVSPCFALMLAFSEPLSSISVKGFSFKNSEILSWSHCDSSKPGRSTASERWVLHSTANYARGVIAQTGLQKPSSATLTKVAEELFQEFQSIGLNIPRPFFMKAHRWGSAFPTASIAREQKCLWDRKKRLAICGDFCVSPNVEGSFLIISWPCKMLKCNSISLQCTLLEPKKTNSAEFTALRVQ